Proteins encoded in a region of the Verrucomicrobiota bacterium genome:
- a CDS encoding c-type cytochrome has translation MRHITSADLLMRSSTVEKVGLAGPVRRSRLKAGLQTGAHSWEVSTVSEPVGRVRPGEPLHVLGTRPNRLALPEGPWRVDRDSWPQAAIEATRKLATRLVLVLALAVPISSYAQQPPDDSTAKKPFYLPKNPVAAAYVLGRLSNQDLIEAPRSEFVYVALLQRKNLDRKYRLEALDGLAKARNTDTVTELISALGELDKKGEESEPVLRELSVLLLSRSPEEISSKRSALENLSTQAQGAPTRQIAFAGVITGDKSLEPLWKSAEAGRAKLTDVVQAAALVRDAALRAQAGPKITPLLDTTDQPELRRAAIAAVAAIPGREAEIFKRLAAMIQAGVEVKAALASLPRIPKKLWPADTVPALAERVLQHLGNVPPPERTQPEFINAVQFATDLASLLPAEQGKAMNKVLRSLGVRVIVIRTLHEQMLYDKQLIVVEAGKPVEILFENDDTMPHNLVVVLPGAVEEIGLASETMPPLPDAQGRLYLPASSKVLHATRLLLTGEKEKLSFTAPQQPADYSYVCTFPGHWRRMVGILKVVKDLEEYLATHTEPVAPQTTEWKVSDLAPDLEKPRSGRNLAQGKQLFTALACAQCHKLGTHGYAFGPDLTEVFQRWKGDRAGVLGELIEPSKVINDRYRNFEFELKNGDSVIGLIVKEDTASVTVQTGASDALIQTLRKADIKERKPQASSLMPMGLLNQSSKDQILDLLAFLESGGKTESSEHRH, from the coding sequence GTGAGACACATCACTAGTGCTGATCTCCTCATGCGCAGTTCGACGGTAGAGAAAGTCGGATTAGCCGGTCCGGTGCGCCGGAGCCGCCTAAAGGCGGGATTACAAACCGGCGCACATTCATGGGAAGTTTCCACGGTTTCCGAACCGGTAGGGCGAGTCCGTCCCGGCGAGCCGCTCCACGTGCTCGGAACACGTCCGAATCGGCTCGCCCTACCCGAAGGTCCATGGAGGGTTGACCGGGATTCCTGGCCGCAAGCCGCGATTGAAGCGACCCGGAAACTGGCCACGAGACTCGTATTAGTGCTTGCGCTGGCCGTGCCGATTTCCTCCTACGCGCAGCAACCCCCAGACGATTCCACAGCCAAGAAACCGTTTTATCTCCCGAAGAACCCGGTCGCCGCCGCTTACGTCCTCGGTCGCCTGTCGAACCAGGACTTGATCGAAGCGCCCCGCAGTGAGTTCGTCTATGTCGCGCTGCTGCAACGCAAAAACCTGGACAGGAAGTACCGGTTGGAAGCCTTGGATGGACTGGCCAAAGCGCGAAACACAGACACCGTGACCGAGTTGATCTCGGCGTTGGGCGAACTGGACAAGAAGGGCGAAGAGTCCGAACCGGTCCTGCGGGAATTATCCGTTTTGTTGCTGTCTCGATCGCCCGAGGAGATCTCTTCCAAGCGGTCGGCCCTGGAAAACCTCTCAACTCAAGCGCAGGGCGCGCCAACGCGGCAGATCGCGTTCGCCGGAGTCATCACGGGCGACAAATCCTTGGAGCCTCTCTGGAAAAGCGCGGAGGCCGGCAGAGCGAAACTGACGGATGTTGTCCAGGCTGCCGCGCTGGTCCGCGACGCGGCGCTTCGCGCTCAGGCCGGCCCGAAGATCACGCCGCTCTTGGATACGACTGATCAACCTGAACTGCGTCGCGCCGCCATCGCGGCGGTGGCTGCGATTCCGGGACGTGAAGCGGAGATCTTCAAGAGACTCGCCGCGATGATCCAAGCCGGAGTCGAAGTGAAAGCCGCGCTGGCCAGCCTTCCGCGCATTCCCAAGAAGCTTTGGCCCGCGGACACAGTCCCGGCGCTCGCCGAAAGAGTGCTCCAGCACCTGGGAAACGTGCCGCCCCCGGAACGGACTCAGCCGGAGTTCATCAACGCCGTGCAGTTCGCGACGGATCTCGCGTCGCTGCTTCCGGCAGAGCAGGGGAAGGCCATGAACAAGGTGCTGCGCAGCCTCGGCGTGCGAGTGATCGTCATTCGCACGCTCCACGAACAGATGCTTTACGATAAGCAGTTGATCGTGGTCGAAGCGGGCAAGCCAGTGGAAATCCTGTTTGAGAATGACGACACGATGCCCCACAACCTGGTAGTCGTCCTGCCTGGCGCCGTCGAGGAAATCGGCCTCGCCAGCGAAACGATGCCGCCGCTGCCAGACGCGCAAGGGCGGCTCTACCTCCCTGCGTCGTCCAAGGTTCTGCACGCCACGCGCCTCTTGCTGACAGGCGAAAAGGAAAAGCTCAGTTTCACTGCGCCGCAGCAACCCGCTGACTACTCCTACGTTTGCACGTTTCCAGGCCACTGGCGGCGCATGGTCGGCATCCTGAAAGTCGTGAAAGACCTGGAGGAATACCTGGCCACTCACACCGAACCGGTCGCGCCGCAAACGACGGAATGGAAAGTCAGCGACCTGGCGCCCGACCTCGAGAAACCGCGATCCGGACGAAATCTGGCGCAAGGAAAGCAATTGTTCACCGCGCTGGCCTGCGCTCAGTGCCACAAGCTTGGAACCCACGGATACGCATTCGGACCGGATTTGACCGAGGTGTTTCAACGCTGGAAAGGCGACCGCGCTGGCGTGCTGGGCGAACTGATCGAGCCTTCCAAAGTCATCAACGACCGCTATCGCAATTTCGAGTTCGAATTGAAAAACGGCGACAGCGTGATCGGCCTGATCGTGAAGGAAGACACGGCCAGTGTGACGGTTCAAACCGGAGCGTCCGATGCTTTGATCCAGACTTTGCGCAAGGCGGACATCAAAGAGCGAAAACCCCAGGCATCGTCCCTGATGCCGATGGGCCTGCTCAACCAGAGTTCAAAAGATCAGATCCTCGATCTCCTGGCGTTTCTGGAATCCGGCGGCAAGACGGAATCATCCGAACACCGGCATTGA
- a CDS encoding HAMP domain-containing protein, with product MFGMRVFNYSIPFNYSGIEWGWIHIGLSLDSYEGSIAKVYFRTAVLAMICVAISAAASIGYARRLVRPIGSLHEVVRAVARGHLFARADVRSGDEIESLAHSFNRMTAALQHRDRILESVRFAAQTLLSTDDWRTVIRDVLAKLGQSAEVGSAYLFENHPGPDGALHFSQRYAWIAPGCGPSQAPARWRNLSWHAAGLDSWADIFQRGEFASAHVRELGDAERAVIDPQVKSLMLMPIMIGGAWWGLIGYDQWNQEREWNDAERDSLKAAADMLRAAIERKRTQDALLEAKQTLEQRVRERTCELQEQMSAKERAHAALAEAQQNLVEISRRAGMAEVATGVLHNVGNVLNSVNVSVTLVHHRLRRSGARDLEQVLALLREHEADLPRFLASDPRGQSFPNFLSQLTEHLAKENDWVRNEVKSVMRHVEHIKEIVAMQQSYAQVSGLRERLAVSQLMEDALQINAAAFQRHGIELERHYETLPSLLLERHKVLQVLVNILRNAKEALVEGGAASKIIRIRIANSPDQTLQISIADNGIGIAPENLTRIFQHGFTTRKTGHGFGLHSGALAAKEMGGSLSVQSDGLGRGATFVLELPIAGQCESA from the coding sequence ATGTTCGGAATGCGCGTCTTCAATTACTCGATCCCTTTCAACTATTCCGGCATCGAGTGGGGCTGGATTCACATTGGCCTTTCCCTGGATTCGTACGAAGGCAGCATCGCGAAGGTCTATTTTCGCACCGCAGTTCTTGCGATGATCTGCGTGGCCATCAGCGCGGCCGCTTCCATCGGGTACGCCCGGCGCTTGGTTCGGCCCATTGGCAGCTTGCACGAAGTCGTTCGCGCGGTCGCCCGGGGCCACCTGTTCGCGCGAGCAGACGTTCGGAGCGGCGATGAAATCGAAAGCCTGGCCCACTCTTTCAACCGCATGACGGCCGCGCTGCAACACCGCGATCGAATTCTGGAAAGTGTCCGTTTCGCCGCCCAGACGCTGTTGAGCACGGACGACTGGCGCACCGTGATCCGCGACGTGCTGGCCAAACTGGGGCAGTCCGCAGAAGTCGGCAGCGCCTACCTCTTCGAAAACCATCCTGGACCGGACGGCGCACTGCACTTCAGCCAACGCTACGCATGGATCGCCCCCGGCTGCGGTCCCAGCCAGGCTCCGGCCCGGTGGCGGAACTTGAGCTGGCACGCCGCCGGATTGGACTCTTGGGCGGACATCTTCCAACGCGGCGAATTTGCGTCCGCGCACGTGCGCGAGTTGGGCGATGCGGAGCGCGCGGTCATCGATCCGCAGGTCAAGTCGCTCATGCTGATGCCCATCATGATCGGTGGCGCCTGGTGGGGGCTAATCGGGTACGATCAATGGAACCAGGAGCGGGAGTGGAATGATGCGGAGCGCGACAGCCTCAAGGCCGCCGCGGACATGCTGAGGGCCGCCATCGAACGGAAACGCACGCAGGACGCGCTGCTGGAAGCCAAGCAAACCCTGGAGCAGCGGGTGCGGGAGCGCACGTGCGAGTTGCAGGAGCAGATGTCCGCCAAAGAACGCGCTCACGCCGCATTGGCGGAAGCACAACAAAACCTGGTGGAAATCTCCCGCCGGGCGGGGATGGCAGAAGTGGCCACCGGCGTGCTCCACAACGTCGGCAACGTGCTCAATAGCGTGAACGTCTCCGTCACCCTCGTCCATCATCGCCTGCGCCGTTCCGGGGCGCGCGATTTGGAACAAGTGCTCGCACTCCTCCGCGAGCACGAGGCCGACCTGCCTCGCTTTCTGGCTTCCGATCCCCGAGGCCAATCTTTTCCGAACTTCCTTTCGCAGTTGACCGAACATCTTGCCAAGGAGAACGACTGGGTGCGCAACGAAGTGAAGTCCGTCATGCGCCACGTCGAGCACATCAAGGAAATCGTGGCCATGCAGCAGAGCTACGCCCAGGTTTCCGGCCTCCGCGAAAGGCTGGCGGTCTCCCAGTTGATGGAGGACGCCCTGCAGATCAACGCCGCCGCTTTCCAACGCCACGGCATCGAACTGGAGCGCCACTACGAGACGCTTCCCTCGCTCTTGCTCGAGCGGCACAAGGTGCTGCAAGTCCTCGTCAACATCTTGCGCAATGCCAAGGAAGCGCTCGTCGAGGGCGGAGCCGCGAGTAAGATCATCCGAATCCGCATTGCCAACTCCCCCGATCAGACGCTGCAAATCTCGATTGCGGACAACGGGATCGGGATTGCTCCGGAAAACCTGACTCGCATCTTTCAACACGGCTTCACCACGCGCAAGACCGGGCACGGATTCGGCCTGCACAGCGGGGCTCTCGCCGCGAAGGAAATGGGAGGCAGCCTGAGCGTGCAGAGCGATGGACTCGGCCGAGGCGCCACGTTCGTGCTGGAGCTGCCCATCGCGGGACAGTGTGAAAGCGCATAG
- a CDS encoding serine/threonine protein kinase, protein MKILLPFLLLASVTAGEARWPQFRGPGAMGVAEGKNLPETWSKDQNVAWKTEIPGYGWSSPIVWNDRIFLTSVIKDGEVETPKKGLYFGGERPTPSKDLHHWMVYCVDSRTGKILWEKQVHESAPPSSIHVKNTYASETPVTDGERVYACFGNVGVFCLDYAGNELWSHKLPARKVRNGWGTAASPVLHGDRLYLVNDNEEQSFLLALDKRTGKEVWRVPRDEKSNWATPYIWENEKRTEIVTPGRTRVRSYDLEGQLLWELGGMSSIVIPTPFSKFGLLYVCSGYVGDKTRPVFAIRPGASGDISLKPGETSNEFIAWFQPVAAPYNPSPLLYNDYFYVLFDFGFLACHDARTGRELFGKQRINTTGTSGFTASPWAYNGRIFCLSEDGDAFVFQAGPDYKLLRKNSLDEMCMATPAIAADSLIIRTARHLYCIRDAAAVR, encoded by the coding sequence ATGGGCGTCGCCGAAGGGAAAAACCTTCCCGAGACATGGAGCAAGGATCAGAACGTGGCGTGGAAAACCGAAATTCCGGGCTATGGGTGGTCCTCACCCATCGTCTGGAACGACCGGATCTTTCTGACCTCGGTGATCAAGGATGGCGAAGTCGAAACACCCAAGAAAGGACTCTATTTCGGCGGGGAACGGCCCACCCCCTCGAAGGATCTTCATCATTGGATGGTGTATTGTGTGGACAGCCGCACGGGCAAGATACTTTGGGAAAAGCAGGTTCATGAAAGCGCGCCGCCCAGTTCTATTCACGTCAAGAACACCTACGCGTCGGAAACGCCGGTCACGGACGGCGAGCGCGTGTATGCCTGCTTCGGCAATGTCGGCGTCTTCTGTCTGGACTACGCCGGGAACGAACTGTGGTCGCACAAGCTCCCGGCCCGCAAAGTCCGCAATGGCTGGGGGACGGCCGCGTCGCCGGTGTTGCACGGCGACAGGCTCTACCTCGTGAACGACAACGAAGAGCAATCGTTCCTGCTCGCGCTGGACAAGCGGACCGGAAAGGAAGTCTGGCGCGTCCCTCGCGACGAGAAGAGCAACTGGGCGACTCCTTATATCTGGGAGAACGAGAAACGAACCGAGATCGTCACGCCGGGACGCACCCGGGTTCGGTCCTATGATTTGGAGGGACAACTCCTGTGGGAGTTGGGCGGCATGTCCTCCATCGTGATTCCAACGCCGTTTTCTAAGTTCGGGCTCCTCTACGTCTGCTCCGGCTACGTGGGGGACAAGACGCGGCCTGTGTTCGCTATTCGGCCCGGCGCTTCCGGAGATATCTCTCTCAAACCGGGAGAGACCAGCAACGAGTTCATCGCCTGGTTCCAGCCCGTGGCGGCGCCGTATAATCCATCACCACTCCTTTACAACGATTATTTCTACGTGCTGTTCGATTTCGGTTTCCTCGCCTGCCACGACGCACGGACGGGCCGGGAGTTGTTCGGCAAACAGCGCATCAACACCACAGGAACCTCCGGCTTCACCGCCTCGCCTTGGGCCTACAATGGCCGCATCTTTTGCCTGAGCGAAGACGGTGACGCGTTCGTTTTCCAGGCAGGGCCAGACTACAAACTGCTCCGAAAAAACAGCCTCGATGAAATGTGCATGGCCACACCGGCTATCGCCGCCGACAGCCTCATCATTCGGACGGCCCGACACCTTTACTGCATTCGCGATGCGGCGGCGGTTCGCTAG
- a CDS encoding phosphate/phosphite/phosphonate ABC transporter substrate-binding protein, with the protein MFFAAVMAGMAAEVPRENTGNLLRFGLTTRMFRGLNENDGRAALKVYIESVGKERGIVLKSIDTFDNVLEVGKALRNGQLDAASVTTEEYLRISDEVASVHVFDEPGRSDPGEEFLLLVHRGSAVTNLAGLRGGLLTEYDNLRTSLARMWLDVLLLEQGLPSAEGLFAKVTLERKLSTVVLPVFFGNAQACLVTRRGFDTMVELNPQVGKNLRVLAASPAFVVTVLCFGSMANPADKATTLEGIQRLHEQPRGQQLLTVFQGGERLIAYPVSVLDRARKLRLNYLRRTAQEKRAEPSAKRRKGRQMIARLMVMLALVARCFGSADETNRPPFRFAFSARMFSGVNENDAQAAVRGWAQGLAKERNINLDGQPIIHPSRAAIVEALRSKQVDCVSLTTDDYLALEPNLQNTNLLVSSIAGKTSEQYLLLVHVKSGISSPGELKGRSLVILDHVRASLAGIWLEVLLAQQGLALPSQHFSQVRSAPKLTGVVLPVFFRQQDACVVTRSGFDTMSELNPQLRVQLKPLAASMELVPAFTFLRPDYRGAPQDEIVAEVLKMHLTASGKQILTLFQADRIERCPAQVLDTARGLIAVHRELNPASGLAPRAGARSTPTTLLDGVWRPE; encoded by the coding sequence ATGTTCTTCGCCGCGGTCATGGCGGGAATGGCGGCGGAGGTGCCCAGGGAAAACACCGGCAACTTGCTTCGTTTTGGGTTGACCACGCGGATGTTCAGAGGCCTCAACGAGAACGACGGTCGCGCCGCCTTGAAAGTCTATATCGAATCGGTCGGAAAAGAACGGGGGATCGTTCTGAAATCCATAGATACTTTTGACAACGTTCTGGAGGTCGGAAAAGCATTGCGCAACGGCCAGTTGGATGCCGCCAGCGTGACCACGGAGGAGTATCTGCGAATCAGCGACGAGGTGGCCAGCGTGCATGTGTTCGACGAACCCGGTCGGTCCGATCCCGGAGAGGAGTTCCTGCTCCTGGTTCACCGGGGCAGCGCGGTCACGAACCTGGCCGGGTTGCGAGGGGGATTGCTGACGGAATACGACAATTTGCGCACCAGCCTGGCGCGGATGTGGCTCGACGTGCTGCTGCTGGAGCAGGGCCTGCCCAGCGCAGAAGGTCTGTTCGCCAAAGTGACCTTGGAACGGAAACTGTCCACGGTGGTGTTGCCCGTATTCTTCGGCAACGCCCAGGCTTGCCTGGTGACGCGGCGCGGCTTCGACACGATGGTGGAACTGAACCCGCAGGTCGGGAAAAACCTGCGCGTGCTCGCAGCGTCCCCCGCGTTTGTCGTCACCGTGTTGTGCTTTGGGTCGATGGCGAACCCGGCGGATAAAGCGACGACCCTGGAGGGCATTCAGCGGCTCCACGAGCAACCACGAGGCCAGCAGCTTCTCACGGTTTTTCAAGGCGGCGAGCGATTGATCGCGTACCCGGTATCGGTCCTGGATCGCGCGAGGAAGCTCCGATTGAATTACTTACGACGAACTGCTCAAGAAAAACGGGCCGAGCCGAGTGCGAAGCGCCGGAAAGGAAGGCAAATGATCGCGAGGTTGATGGTGATGCTGGCGCTCGTCGCCAGATGTTTCGGTTCCGCCGATGAAACGAACCGGCCCCCGTTCCGCTTCGCCTTCTCGGCGCGCATGTTCAGCGGCGTGAACGAAAACGACGCGCAAGCGGCCGTCCGGGGCTGGGCTCAAGGCCTCGCCAAAGAACGCAACATCAACCTGGACGGCCAGCCGATCATCCATCCGAGCCGCGCCGCCATTGTCGAAGCACTCCGCAGCAAGCAAGTGGATTGCGTTTCGCTCACGACCGATGACTATCTCGCATTGGAGCCGAACCTTCAGAACACGAACCTGCTCGTCTCCTCCATCGCTGGAAAAACCTCCGAGCAGTACCTGCTGTTGGTGCATGTCAAATCCGGCATCTCAAGTCCTGGCGAACTGAAAGGGCGAAGTCTTGTGATACTGGACCACGTCCGCGCGTCCCTGGCAGGCATCTGGCTGGAGGTTCTCCTGGCGCAGCAAGGCCTGGCTTTGCCGTCCCAACACTTCAGCCAGGTCCGGAGCGCCCCGAAGCTGACCGGGGTAGTGTTGCCGGTGTTTTTCCGGCAGCAGGACGCTTGCGTCGTCACCCGGAGCGGGTTCGACACGATGAGCGAACTTAACCCGCAACTGCGGGTGCAGTTGAAACCGCTGGCGGCTTCGATGGAATTAGTGCCGGCCTTCACCTTCTTGCGCCCCGATTATCGCGGCGCACCGCAGGATGAGATTGTGGCGGAAGTTCTCAAGATGCACCTAACCGCTTCGGGCAAGCAGATCCTGACGCTCTTCCAAGCCGACCGGATCGAACGATGTCCCGCGCAGGTATTGGACACGGCGCGCGGTCTGATCGCGGTCCATCGGGAACTCAACCCCGCTTCCGGTTTAGCGCCCCGTGCCGGGGCTCGCTCGACTCCAACGACGCTCCTTGACGGCGTATGGCGACCGGAATGA